CTACGGGAGgttttgtctttctctctggcAAGGTGAAGACTTCTTCTGCTCTGGATTCCTCGGCACAGTCAGGGCTCTCAATGTCATCTTCCGGCTCAGACTTGCTGACCGACCTCAGGCGAACAGAACGTAGGTCGGACTGAGTAACCATAGGCATGATTGGCTGGTTGGGATTAGTTTTTTGGGCCAGCTTGACACCAAAATTTGTCTCTGAGTGGTGCCGACTCACCTTGGTTTTGCTTCGGATGGAGATACTCATCCCAGACAGATCCAGGTTGGGTGAAGAGGTCAGTGGTAGGTCAAATGATAGCCGTGACTTGGGAAATTTCTCCATTGGTGACGTTGGGGGTAGTGATGACTTCCTCTCAGGTACCACTGGACGTACTCGGACACTGCTGCTTGGAGGTGGTAAGTGGCCCAGGGTCAGGGACATGGAAACAGTAGGTGTTGGTGTTTCTGACTGGCTGGAGTAGCCACTGGAGGGTGACATCAGTCCAGGGGGCCTTCCCGGGGAGGATATCTCCCTGGCCTCCACTTCAATGGAGAGTTGGGAAGGTGTAGTGGCTCTGGAGGTGGAAGGTGAGGCAAGAGACTCTGAGCTGCCCTGAACTTGGGTGCACTCAATGACTGTGGTGCCAGTGGCAGTGCTGGAGCTGGACAGGGATTGGTAGGTGTCACCAGACTTCCAGTCAGTAAGATACCAGTGGTGGGAGAATTGTGTACCTTCTGGATCTTTGTGGTTTGGAACAGCTGGGTGACCCTGAGCATCTGGGTGGGACGAGTGATGTCCTTGGTGTTCCAAGGAGAGGCAAAGGCTCTTGGGCCTCTGGTCCTTGGGTAGTGCTGACCCACCTTCAGGCAAGAGGCCTGGCTCATCTTTGACCAGTGAGACACTGCGCGTGGGTGGGGAAGGCTTCTTTTTGGCCTTCCTAAGTGAGATACTCTTGGACCTCTGCCTTCTGTGCTGGGCCTCTTGCTGGGCACTAAGGGAGGCGATGTTGTCAGCACTGTTACTGCCCTCAGAGCTTGTACTGGCAAAAGGCAGGGCACAGGCCTCATTGGCCTTCTGCTCCTCATCATAGTCCACATCTGTGGTGCCTGAGTCTGTGGGCACAGACAGTGACCGCTCCCGGAATCTGCTGGCCCCGCCGGGGCCTGTCTCCAGCCTTGTGGTCCCACTGGTCAGAAGGCCAATCTTGGAGGGTCTTTCGGGCATGTGCCTTCGCTGAATAAGGTGCTCAGGGTAGCCAGCTGACCCACTGCATCCTGCTGGGTTATCACGAGCAACAAGGAGGGGAGCAGCCTCCTTAGGAACCAGAGGTGGGACTTTGTCTAGAGAGACCCAAGAATTCCCACAGGAAggatttttcccattttcattgacttgattgctctggctggtgGCACTTGGAGTCATGTAGGTAAAAGCATCTCCCTTCCAGGAAGTGGAGAAGGTTGATTCTGTAGGTCCATTGCAAGAACTGGGGACACTGTACACCATTCCCATGCTCTCCATGCCAGGAGGGTTTGGGCCACTCCGCGCCTGGTGAGGTTCGTCTGGCTCACTGGAAGGAGTTCTCAGTACTGGCGAGGTGAGACTTGGGAACCGAGCATCCTGACCAACTGCAACTCTTCCATGAACTCCTTCCAGAATTGAGTGACTGGGCCTGATGTCAGAGGTGGTAGAGTGGGCCACACTGCCTGCTGGGCTGTTGCTGTGACCTGGAGGAAATAAACACAGGACATGAGTGCTACAGCAAGGGATCTCCCACCAGCTGTTTTGAGACAGAAGCACCAACTTTTTGCCAAGAAGCATTTGCCAACAGCTTGGTCAGAATTCCTTGGTTCTTCCCTTCCATGGATGAGGATGCTGGGGAAATTGGGTCCTTGCCCGTCACCCCACAGTGAGTCACACGGTGCCCTTGAATGGTCCAGATGGCTGCCAAATACTTTCCAGCTTTGATTATTCCTCTTAGAGCTGAAGTGTCATGTGGGATTACCTTGCATTTTCCCCATACTTTCACCCCAGGCTCATGAAACCATCACAGACCTCAGCATTCATCCATCCGGAGATGAGAGTAGAGGCTTCCGAACTAAGGACAGCATGGTGTGACGTTTGGCTCCAGCAGTGACTCTGGAGTATGCCCAAACTGCAAAGCTAAGAGTCTGGTTGCACTGTTCGCATCAGTCACTTTTAAGCTTTGCAACATAAGAGGCTGAGGATAACCTACAGATGTGAGGAAAACGTTTGGATGTTCCAAATCCCCAAACGTTTTCTCATAAACACAAACAATCACTACTGtcatgtcattattattattataactactACTGCTATGAGAATTTGTAGTAACAGCCACCATTTGTTGGACACTGACTATGTACCAGGAACATGGTAGGCAAGTTACATACAATAACGCTAGTCTTCATGCTAATTCCACCGGGTTGGTATCATTATCCCCagtttatagatgaagaagctgaggctcagagaggttatgtaacttgGCCATGGTCTCCCAGTTAGTAAGCGGAAAGACCAGGGCTCTTACCCTCTGCTATCTCCCTGGTCTGTGCTCCCGGCCAGCATTCGCTTAATGGTAGTAATGGTTCTGTTAAGATGATGGTGAGGATCCCTCTCTCCTCATCTATTTGCCTAAATTTGGCATATCTggttatattacatttataatggGAAACGATAATGTAATGGATTCATTAGCCCGGGAGACCTATTCTCCATATTCAGTTGACGCCCTTGACATGAGGCCCTTAGCTATTCTTAATTACCATATTGGCTTTTTCAGGACATCCGGAGGCCCCCTCCTCCACCCAATTATTCCTGTTCCCCATCACCACAGTACCACCTGGGTGGCAGGATTGGCGGGAGCGGGTAAGGGGAAGGGACTGGGGAATCAGCTGTGGTGGGGTCACCTTGATCTCGTTGGGAAAAGTTAGAGAATCCAATAATGGTCCGCCTCCGCCTCAGGGTGGACTTGGGGTTCACGGCTGTCTCTGTGTTAAACAACGAGTGTCGCAAACTTGCATGTTTATCAAACTGCTGCCCTGTAGCCAAAATAAAGACACTTGGGTGCATCCTGGTTTCTGTTTAAAGCACAGTGGAAATTGGCCTGAGAGAAGAGAATTATGGCAGTTGTGATGAGCATGAATAGCATCCAAGGCAGGTGGCACTTCTTCCCCATCTTTCCCAACTTGGCCCTGGGCATGCATGCTGGGTTTCCCAGGCTGCACCCAGGTTACCTGTAAGTCTTAGGTGTTCTGGGGCAGTGGTTTTCAACCCTGGGCTACATATTAAAATCAACTGGGCAGCTTTTGAAACTGCAACACCTGGACCTTACCCCAGAACACTGAAATCTCTGGGAGTAGGGCTCAGGTAGAAGCATTTTCTAGAAGTCTTCAAGTGATTATTCAGAGGTACAGCCAGGGGTGAGAACCACTGGTGTAGAGCAGCGGGCTGGGACTAGATGCTGCCTGACTGTGATCTTCTCTCAGAGAAGGTCTTTATATGGGCCAGGTGAGGCCAGTGTCTCCAAGAGGCTGCCCCACTGCCCTCCACCATCCAGGAAAATGCCTGATAGTCTGTCCTACAGTCTCCTGGTCACATTTTCCCAAAGCTGGCCCACAGCATGGTGATTgagttctatttctttctctttctctctctctctttttttcctggcaCTGGCTTTTCAATTTAGGGAAATTATTGACACAGATTATAGTTATCACTTCATCTGAGTTACATGGTACTTTCAAAATACCTGTTAATTCAGTTTGTTTACTGACTTGATAATGTTTTCAAATTCAACGCAATTAAAATGGAAGATTTCCTCAATAATATGTCttacttaatattatttaaaaaaattttttagagctCTATTTCTCTTAAAGTGCTAGGTCAGTCTTTGGGTGCTGGGAAATGGCTGGGTCAGAGTCAGAGCAAGGCAGGGTGGTGGGGCGAGGTCTGTGATTCCACCTCCCTTTCTCTCATTCAGCAGCTGGCTAGCCAGACCCTCCCCCGCCAGCCACACAGCTGCACACGTCCACAGACTCCTCAGCAAGTGACTCTGTGGGCAAAGCTCAGGGACAGCCTCATTGAGAGGAagacagacatttatttatttattgaaagacaaagtctcaccgtcacccaggctggagtgcagtggcgccatctcagctcactgcaacctctgacttctggggtcaagcgatcctcacacctcggcctcccgagtagctggggccacaggtgtgcgccaccacacctggctatttttttgtatttttggtagagatggggtttcaccatgttgcccaggctggtcttgaattcctgagctcaaaggatccacccacctcagcctcccaaagtgctggaattacaggcgtgagccactgtgcctggccaagatagaCATTTAGAcacaaaatgttcaacatcatttctGGAGTCTTTCCTCATCAGCCCTCACTCCTTTTGGTATATTTCCCTAGGCTGTGGGCTCTATTTCCTGCCTCTGATTTTCTGAAATGATGCCAGTGACAGTGGAGGACCCCATATCCAGGGAGCACTGCCATGTGTGGCCAGAGCTGTCCTCATCATCTTTATCAACATTTTCCAGCAGAGCACAGGCTGGCGCTGGCTCACAGGACCCCTCTGATCCCTTTAGGTTACTGAGATCATGGTTTCATCATGCTGCGTGGCCCTATCTCCTTCTCAAATGACTggccctccttctcttccccttaCAGCTGATGGAGTGTAGATCATGGATGTATAGTGTGCCACATGCCCCCAGAGCCACAGCCAGCTGGGCTACATATAATACATCATGTTCCCCACTCTCAAAGTTGTACTGGGTCCCCTTTTGATCTTTTTGGCCTTAGGACCTTTCTACCACTTCTTTTCTTGAAAACTTGCCAAACAAGTTGAGAAGGCCCACCTTGCTAGAAGACTAGTGTCCAGTGAAAGTGCCACCAGGCCTTTGGTCTGTGCCCAGGTGTGATCCTCCCTTGTTACCACCAGCACTCCAGACCCTACTCTCCCGCTCCGACTCTTATCAGTGTACTCCAAACCCAGCTGTGGGCACAAGAAGTTGTCTTGCCCTGACCCAAACAGAACTCACAAACTTTAAGTTTCCATATGTGCTCTGAAGAGCACACAAGTTCATAAGGCTTTGAAGCTTTCTGTTAAGAAAATTTTGTTTGCTATCAAATAGTCTCAGTTAGGGTGGCAGTGCCAGGAGGGGGTGAAGAAAGAGCAGCCAGCGCCCCCTCTTCTGCATGCCTCCATTCCCTGGCAAGAGCCATGACCGTGACAGCGCAAGGTGAGCCGGTAGCAAAGAAAGTCTCActtccctcccccaacacccaATGCATTGAAGAAGATGGTCTGTAGAGGCATGAAGGGAAGAAGGCGGTGCTAAGCAACTCTACCAGAGATGTTGATGGGCACAATGTCAGACTGCGTGGAGCAAGGCTGAGGCCACCGCTTCTCCTCTAGGATGGGCAGAGGGAAGAGGTTATTCCAGGCAGTTTGCTTGTCGGCTGTGGTAGACAGGCTCAGGGAGGCCTCGGGGGCCCTCACACCCTGGGTGGTAGTCTCATCCTCGCTCAGCTGCCGTTTTGTAGGCTGTTGGGAGAGAAGGTGATGGAAAGGGTGTATTCCTGCCCGGCGATGAGCCAGTGCCCATAGGGTGGCTGTTTAGGCTGGGTAGTTGGAGACTTCGTCTGGGAGGCAGGAAAGCGTGGACAGGCCGCCAGGCCAGGCACCTGCTGTGCAGGGCCCATCCCAGTGGGGCCTCAGGGTAGCTCTGCTGGTGAGCAGAGGTGAGCAGCTTCCAGTGGGTAACGTAAGCAGCTGGAGGTCTCCTGTCAGTGGGTGTATGCTGGCTCTCCCAGGTGGGGGATGAGGCAACTCACCATCAATACAAACTCCAGACGCTTGGCAGACTGGGGCCTTGGGTTGGGGGTGGGCTTAGTGGCCTCATCAGAAGAGCGGAAGGTCTGCCCCACAAGTCTGGCCTCCGAATACTGTTCCTCATATTCTTCTGAAAAATAGCACAGTGGAGACACACACTCTAGGGTGCCACGGCCAAGTGCTGGGCCGGAGAAGGGCCATGAGCCAGGGCTTCTGCTCTAGCTGCCAGGCCTGACTTGCATTTTCTTTAGGCTATTTCCAGGTGTTCGAGCCACTGGATTTGGAAATGGAAAAGTGCTTGCTTCCCAGGACCATGAGGGTCGAGGAGAAGAGAAAGTCAATAAATTCATGCTGTGGTGGTTTGGGGACCAAGCCCTTATCTCAATGACCCCCACCTTGAGTGCTCAGTTACAAAAAGAGGCTCAGAATGCAGACACCTTTTGCTACTTTGGACTGCAAGTTCCTCTCTTTGAAGCCCTGCAGCTCTTAAGGTTTTCTGCAACCCTACCAAGGAAATGACCTGTGTGAAGCAAGAAGAGATTTACACCAGGAAGTCCAATCTGGAGTTCTTTCTTGGATGTCAAGAACTCTTACTTGAGCCTTTGTGGGCTGGGTTCCCTGCACCTTAGTCCCTCTGTGAGTGGTGTCAGGTCTAGGAGGGCTAAGgtgaaggagaggggaggaggaggtaacAGCACAAAAGAGGCAGAAGTTCAGCGGCATCATCAGTGAATAAGGATGCACAAGATTTGAATGGGGTTGATTGAAGTGATGAATTTGATGAATACATGAAGAAAGTGAGAGTAGAGAAGGGACATTCATGCTGCATGTACACTGAACAAAGACTCTTAGAATCATAGAGATTTGGGGTTGCTCTTGGGGTTCTTTGGTCCAACACCTCATTCTGTGCCCCAGACTCCCTCCTCAGCAGCCCTTCTAGGTGCTTCTTCAGCCTCAGCGCACACACCTGCAGGGAAGGGGAGCTCCCTCCCTCCCAAGGCAGCTCATTTCTTCCACGGACAGTTGGGGCTGTCAGGCGTGTCAGAAAGTTCTTCCTTATCTGGAGGTGGAATGTGCCTCCTTCTGGGTTTCCACCCACTGGTCCTAATTCTGCCATGGTAGCAACACAGAGCACATCAACTCTTTTTCTGCGTGGCAACTCCTTTGTTATCTGAACACAAGGCTCATGGTATCCCTTGGCATCTTGCTTTTCGAAGGTTACCACTGCCCTGGTAGGGGGTGGGGGTTATGGCTGTCATCCCGTTGGTGGCCCATCAGCAGTTTTCTATTCGCCATTAGAGTTAACCTTTATTAGTATGGATAAAGGAGTGCTGACAAGACCTCTTTTCATGCTTAACATCCACTGAGCACCTCTTGGCAGGTGGGGAGGGAACCCAGCCTTGTGCCAGGTGCTTCTGGAAACCCCAGGGTAGTAAGATGTGATTCTTTACATGGAGAAGCTCAGGCTGGTTAGGAGGACAAAATAGGTGACCCCTGGGTGTTGTGTATTGGGCTTACTTGGGTGAGGCAGTAGCTATCCAGGGGCGGTTATTGCAAGAGCAGAGTGAGTGAAGCCCAGAGTGGGAGATCCTGCAGATGCCCCCTTTGTCTTCTGGTGCCAGCATCCCAAAGGTATGGGCGATGTGGCAAGAGGGGGGCTGGAGGGAATGGGGGCCCACATTGTGGGAGTCTCCCACCCAGCTCTCGGTGAATGGTATGACTTATggccctgcctcagtctctgtcCTTGTTTCCCCATGGGCTACTGAGCTGAAAaaagggggtggggatggggggaaACAGCCCTGGAAATAGCCTCTTTCAGAATCATTAGGCTGAAAGGTGAAAGCTGGAAACTGCTTTGTCGATTGTTTTTAAACTGTTCTCTCTCTTTATCTTGCTGGTCCCTGTCCTCTTTCTTCTTTGCCTCCCTCCTGCTGCTGCGCATCTCGCCTCTGGGCTCCGGCCGCAGCCCCCCTCCCTCTCGGTACCTTGCAACAGGCTCTGGAGATTGAGCTGCGCCTCGCGAAGCAGCTCCTCTACACTCGGGGGCCTGCCCGAGGAGAGGAACACGTTCACTGGCTGTCGCCATGACGACCTCGAGTGGGCAGTCGCTGTCGCATTTTCCCGACCCGAGTTAGCTGCAGCTAGGGAAGGAGAGAGTCAGTGAGAGGCGCAGGCGAGCTGGAGGGGAGCGGCGCGCGGCGGCCAGTGGGCGACCGCAGTTCCCCAAGGCCCGCCCCTGCGTGGGGCGGGGGGAGTGCGAGGCTGCGCTTAAAAGGCGGGGAATCGGCGACCGCAAGATTTTTCCTCGACAGATCCTGCTGCAGTCTGCTCCCTCCCGCTCCGCTCGCCCCTGCCCGCCCGCCCGGTCGCCGCCGCCACCGTGTCGCCCGCATCTTCCGCCTGGCGCCTCCGGGCCCCGTGCCGCCGCCCGCCCTCTCCGGCCCCGGCGACGAGGTAACGCGCCCTGGGCCGAGCCGCCGGGCCCTCCGCCCAGAGCGCCGCCCTCCGAGCTCGCCCCGGTGGGTGTGGCCCGGCCTGTCCCGCGCCCAGCCGCCGCACTTTGGTCCCTCCCGCGCCCCGCCGCCGCATTTCGGCCTCCTCCGGCGGCCTGTAGCTCCCGTTCCTCTTTCCCCACCACGGAGCCCCAGGGCCCCTGGGCTTGTCGAGATGTCTGAGGCGGCAGGAAATCTCAACAGCCTCCGCATGGCGAATGTGGCCCTGCGCGAAGAATTAAATGCCCTTCGCGGGGAGAATGCCAATTTGGGCCTCCAGCTCGGGAGAGCCCTGGCCGAGGTTAATTCCTTGCGGGGCAATGTCTCCAGCTACATCCGTTGGCCAGTACCCATAGTGCCTGTCCTTGCGGAGGAGAACTTGGAGTTCGCGCTCAGTGAGATCGAAGCCATTCCCGGGGGAGAACTGCCCTTCTTGTGCCGGCCTCCCCCACGCGCGGAGCCCGACTGTATCTCGGATGATCTTTTGATTAACGTGATCCAGGATCGCAGCACCCCCGACCGGCCCGCTGATCCCCCTCTGCTGCCCATCCCGCCCCCGCCGGCGCTGCCTCCGCCTGCGTCAAAGGAGCCGCCCCCGCAGCCCCCTCTGCCACCGCTGGAGTGGCCTGAGATAGAGCCCTTTTCAGGCGACCCAGTCTACCTGGCTGAATTCCTGATGCAGCTAGAGACCTTCATAGCCGACCATGAGGATCATTTTCCCGGGGGCGCCGAGCGGGTGGCCTTTCTGATCTCCTTTTTCACTGGCGAAGCCAAGGACTGGGCCATCTCGGTCACCCGGGAAGGAAGCCCCTTGCATGCCAACTTCCCGCGCTTCCTGGATGAAATCCGTAAGGAATTCTGTGGCCCCATCCCCCCACGTGTGGCTAAAAAGGCCATTCGCAAGCTCAAGCAGGGCCACTGTACCCTCGGCAGCTATGCAGATGCTTTTCAGTTCCTGGCCCAATTCTTGTCTTGGGATGACTGCCACCTCCAAAACCAGTTCCTCAAAGGCCTGTCGGAATTCTTCCGCAAAGAGCTCTTATGGTCAACAGAAATGGCCGACCTAGATGAGCTGATTCTCGAATGTGTGGAGATAGAAAGAAAAGTGCGCGTTCCCAAGCCTATCCCGCTCCCTGGGGTTCGAAATATCCTCTTCCCTTTTGCTCCCAATGAGGAAGAAAGTGAAGATGAAGAGTACTACAGTGAAGATGAAGACCAGGAGGCACGCAGGCACAGGCTTCACCCCAAGGACCAGAGGAATGGCATGAGGGCTTTTCAGCAAGagatgaaggagaaggaggaggaggagatgaagaaggaggaagaaatgaagaaggaagaggaggagaaggaggaggaggaagaggaaatgaaacagaaagaggaggaggaggagataagGAACaagaatgaggaggaaggagagagtaaggatgaagaagatgaagatgaggatgGGGGCCAGAAAC
The sequence above is drawn from the Theropithecus gelada isolate Dixy chromosome X, Tgel_1.0, whole genome shotgun sequence genome and encodes:
- the NHSL2 gene encoding NHS-like protein 2 gives rise to the protein MPFYRRTVVPQRLCPRNPPQQLAELSDVSHLAALSLLRQLADLCGHSLALLEDLEGHLLALGRRTDSLYWRTVRLRRRLPCRLLGPEEDEEELAAANSGRENATATAHSRSSWRQPVNVFLSSGRPPSVEELLREAQLNLQSLLQEEYEEQYSEARLVGQTFRSSDEATKPTPNPRPQSAKRLEFVLMPTKRQLSEDETTTQGVRAPEASLSLSTTADKQTAWNNLFPLPILEEKRWPQPCSTQSDIVPINISGQQFDKHASLRHSLFNTETAVNPKSTLRRRRTIIGFSNFSQRDQGHSNSPAGSVAHSTTSDIRPSHSILEGVHGRVAVGQDARFPSLTSPVLRTPSSEPDEPHQARSGPNPPGMESMGMVYSVPSSCNGPTESTFSTSWKGDAFTYMTPSATSQSNQVNENGKNPSCGNSWVSLDKVPPLVPKEAAPLLVARDNPAGCSGSAGYPEHLIQRRHMPERPSKIGLLTSGTTRLETGPGGASRFRERSLSVPTDSGTTDVDYDEEQKANEACALPFASTSSEGSNSADNIASLSAQQEAQHRRQRSKSISLRKAKKKPSPPTRSVSLVKDEPGLLPEGGSALPKDQRPKSLCLSLEHQGHHSSHPDAQGHPAVPNHKDPEGTQFSHHWYLTDWKSGDTYQSLSSSSTATGTTVIECTQVQGSSESLASPSTSRATTPSQLSIEVEAREISSPGRPPGLMSPSSGYSSQSETPTPTVSMSLTLGHLPPPSSSVRVRPVVPERKSSLPPTSPMEKFPKSRLSFDLPLTSSPNLDLSGMSISIRSKTKVSRHHSETNFGVKLAQKTNPNQPIMPMVTQSDLRSVRLRSVSKSEPEDDIESPDCAEESRAEEVFTLPERKTKPPVAEKPPVARRPPSLVHKPPSVPEEYALTSPTLAMPPRSSIQHARPLPQDSYTVVRKPKSSSFPDGRSPGESTAPSSLVFTPFASSSGAFFSGTQQPPQGSVEDEGPKLRALPERISLQSQEEAEKKKGKIPPPVPKKPSVLYLPLTSPTAQMEAYVAEPRLPLSPIITLEEDAKCPPTSDDLQSLGQRVTSTPQADSEREASPLGSSVEPGTEEKSLISDKTAEWIAEDDDDVFVASRTTEDLFTVIHRSKRKLLGWKEPGEAFVGGRTSSHSPIKNTAESPISESTATTGSGSSANLDAGRNDDFKALLQKKGSKATPRSRPSAAELLKTTNPLARRIIAQFSKDYETTDNPST
- the RTL5 gene encoding retrotransposon Gag-like protein 5: MSEAAGNLNSLRMANVALREELNALRGENANLGLQLGRALAEVNSLRGNVSSYIRWPVPIVPVLAEENLEFALSEIEAIPGGELPFLCRPPPRAEPDCISDDLLINVIQDRSTPDRPADPPLLPIPPPPALPPPASKEPPPQPPLPPLEWPEIEPFSGDPVYLAEFLMQLETFIADHEDHFPGGAERVAFLISFFTGEAKDWAISVTREGSPLHANFPRFLDEIRKEFCGPIPPRVAKKAIRKLKQGHCTLGSYADAFQFLAQFLSWDDCHLQNQFLKGLSEFFRKELLWSTEMADLDELILECVEIERKVRVPKPIPLPGVRNILFPFAPNEEESEDEEYYSEDEDQEARRHRLHPKDQRNGMRAFQQEMKEKEEEEMKKEEEMKKEEEEKEEEEEEMKQKEEEEEIRNKNEEEGESKDEEDEDEDGGQKPEREPQQEPGTEETYGEVEEEPLDEAQDDDLDELMEMEPTFVHASSQTSGPTNGYHAENFLGASPPIIQPSRRRNQNRVPLLEGLPGTNSPFYSSPPLIRRTGRLGQRQVRRRPPVLFRLTPRQGGHRAARGRIRV